In the genome of archaeon BMS3Bbin15, the window AGTTCTGAGCTTTCTATGAGTGTCAAAGGTCTGGAAATGCCTGCATATGACCCCAGGGGAATCAAGGGCATGGGTCTTAACTATGCCACTTCCAACAGAGGCGGGTGCCATGTTACCGGTTATACAGTATCTCCTGAAATCCTGGGCCTGCCGGAAAAGATTGACCCTCTGACTCCCGATGGGAAAGCTCAGTGGGTCAAAGTCTTCCAGGACTTTACATGTGTGGTTAACTCTTCAGTAAACTGCCTCTTTAGCACCTTTGCTCTGGGTGTTGATGACTATGCTTCCCTTCTTTCGGCTGTTACAGGGTGGAAGATGGAAGCCAGTGACATTCTGGCGATAGGCGAGAGAATATATAATCTTGAACGGATGATAATCAATAAATATGGTTTCGGCGCCAGAAAGGATACACTACCGCCAAGACTTCTGAAAGAGCCCATGCCAGAGGGTGCGGCTAAGGGTCAGGTTGTGGAACTTGATATGATGAAGAAGGACTACTATTCTCTGCGTGGCTGGGATAGAGGTGTTCCCAGTAAAGAAAAGATAAAGGAGCTGGATATTGAGATTTAGGCATGAAGGTTAAAATAGAGTTTTATGCAACTTTCAGGGAAAAGTATGGTAAGGGGCTCGTGATAGGGTCGTCCCCTTCTCTTGACGATGCCATGAAAGCTGCAGCCAGAGTCTTGGGAGGCAGCTTCCTTAAGGATATTTATGATGACAGGGGTAATTTTCGTACTGATGTGATGATTACTGTAAACGGTAGAAATCTCCTGGACATGAAGCGGGAAGTTGTCCTTAAAGAAGGTGATAGAATGGCAATTTACCCTCCTGTAGCAGGGGGATAATTCTTTTCTATAATAACCTACCTGTTCTGTTTTAAAAGAGATTCTGGCTTCTATTTAAATATACATGTTATTTTGATATTATGCATGGGCCTGATGCACACAAAAGTATATGATTATAATACAATAAGAACTGATTCTCTGGTTGGATGAACATAAAAAAAGTTTTTCTCCAGAAATAGCAGGGAAAATTTCATCATTATATTTTCAGTGGTATCTCTTTTGTTCTGGGCTTGGAAGGGGGTATACCCCTGTACTCCAACCCCTGGTGGATATAGCATGCATAACTCTTCAAAAAATAAATATT includes:
- a CDS encoding thiS family protein; this translates as MKVKIEFYATFREKYGKGLVIGSSPSLDDAMKAAARVLGGSFLKDIYDDRGNFRTDVMITVNGRNLLDMKREVVLKEGDRMAIYPPVAGG